From the genome of Streptomyces sp. NBC_01304:
CTCTTCTTTGCCGCGACTGCGGACAAGGAGGGCAGTGAACTCGCCCCCGACGTCTGGTCTCCGCATACGAGTGGACGCGTTGAAGTACACGCCATCGATTGCGTGCACGGGGCGATGACCGAGTCCCGCCCGCTGTCCGAAATAGGACAGACACTGGCTGCAAGGTTGGCCGGTGGCGCGGGAAAACAGAGCAAGGGGTGACTCTTCCCTTCCCCCGTCCGGGGTGCTCTCTCTGTCTCACGGCAGCAATCCAACAATCCATTTCCAGGAGAACCGTTGACAGTCACCAGCGAAGAGAAGGCGACCCAGCCGCAATTGGGCAGCAACTTCAACAAGGTATGGGTGGCCATGATCGCCTCGTCCTTGGGCGATGGTGTTCAGCTGGCTGCGCTGCCCCTGCTGGCGGTCCAACTCACCAGTGATCCCTTGCTCATTGGTGCGGTCGGCGCCATCGGAACCTTGCCATGGTTCCTGTTCGGCCTGCCGGCCGGAGCGCTGGTGGACCGGTGGGACCGGAGAAAGGTGATGCTCCGTGCGGACCTCGTCCGGTTCGTCGTCATCGCCCTGCTCACGGTCGCCGTACTGACCGATCACGCAAGCATCTTCCTGCTGATAGTGGCGGGATTCGCGCTGGGCTGCGGAGATATCTTCTTCGACATCTCCGCGCAGGCCGTCTTGCCGGTGGTCGCCTCCGGGGAACAAGCGCTCATTCGGGCCAACGGCCGGATCTCCGCGGCTCAGATCAATGGCGAACAGCTCGCAGGACCCTCGCTCGGCGGTGTGCTCTTCTCCCTGTCACACTCTCTGCCGTTTCTGGGGAACGCGATCTCCTTCTTGATCAGCGCATTCTTCGTCGGTTCCCTGAAGGGTGACTTCGGGAACGCCCCGACCGCCGAGCCGACCCGCAGAAGCCTGCGCGCCGAGGTCGCCGAAGGGCTGCGCTGGCTGCTGAAGCATCGAGTACTACGAGCGCTGTCCGCCACCGCAGCCGTCGGCAATCTCGTCCTCACCGCCAAAATGGCGCTGCTGGTCCTGCTGGCCAAGGACCAACTCGGCCTCGGTGAGATCGGCTACGGCCTGCTGCTGAGCTCGACCGCGGTCGGTGCCTTCGTCGGCAGTTTTGTGGCCTCTTCGATCTCCAAGAAGCTCCAAGTGGGCAGCATGCGATTCCTCGGCCTGATCGTCGAAGGACTGGCGGTCGTCGGACTCGGCCTGACCGAGAACCCCTGGGTCGCCGGCGGAATGATGGCCATCGTCGGATTCTCGATGAGTGTCAATATCGTCGTCGTCGGAGCACTGCGGCAGCGTCTCGCACCGCCGGAAATTCGTGGACGAGTGCTCTCTGCCAGCCGGTTGATCTCGCTCGTGGGTGCACCGTTCGGAGGTGTTCTCGGCGGCTACCTCGCGAGTGAGTTCACTCTGCGGACGCCGTTCATCATGGGCGGCCTCCTGATGGTCCTGGTGGCCCTGGTCAGCCTGCCCGCCCTGAGCAACCGCTCCATTCGAGAAGCGACGGAAGAAGCTTCCGTCACGCCGTCGAACCAGGACGCGTCGAAGTAGTCGCGGGGTCGCTGTTTCTCCTAGGCAAGCGAGGTTGCATGAACGACAGTGGAGCGGCACTCCTGGCCGCCGACCTGAGCACGGATCGACTGCATTCATCGCTCCGGGATCCGGCGCTCGCCTCCATGAACTTCTTGAACGAGGTGGCCGGCCGATTCCCGGAGGCCATTTCGCTCGCCGCCGGCCGGCCCAGCGAAGACTTCTTCGACGTCGACGATCTTCCCCGATATCTGCAGATCTTCTGCGACTACCTGGCCGCCGAGAAGGGTGCGGACACAGAACTCGTACGCCGCACCCTGTTCCAGTACGGCCGGACCAAGGGCATCATCCACGAGCTGCTAGCCCGGCATCTCGCCTGCGACGAGGGCATCGACGTCGACCCGGAGTCGATCGTCGTCACGGTCGGCTGTCAGGAGGCGATGTTCCTGGTGCTCCGGGCGCTTCGCACGGACGAGCGTGACGTCCTGCTGACGGCCTCGCCGTGCTACGTCGGACTGACCGGTGCCGCGAGGCTGGTGGACATGCCCCTCTGGCCGGTGCGGGAGAACGAGGACGGCATTGACCTCGACCACCTGGTCGAGCAGATCGAGGCGGTGCGCGCCGCGGGGAAGCGGCCGCGGGCCTTCTATCTCGTCCCGGACTTCGCCAACCCCTCCGGCGCGAGCATCGGCCTGGAGGCCAGGCAGAAATTGCTTGCCATCGCGGCCGAGCACGATCTGCTGATTCTTGAGGACAATCCATACGGTTTGTTCCAGGCCGGAGACGGTCAGCGCTTGCCCACACTCAAGGCCCTCGACACGTCGCGGCGGGTGATCTATCTCGGCTCGCTCGCAAAGACCTGTTTCCCCGGAGCCAGGATCGGCTTTGTCGTCGCGAATCAGCGCGTGGCCCGTGCGGAGGGAGATTTGACGCTTTTCGCGGACGAACTGTCCAAGATCAAAAGCATGCTCACCGTGAACACCTCGCCCGTGGCCCAGGCCGTAGCGGGGGGCAAGCTGCTGGAGCATGACTGCAGTCTGGTCAAGGCAAATGTGCGAGAAACGCAGCTCTACAGCCGAAATCTGCGACTACTGCTGGAGGGGCTGGAGCGACGGTTTCCGCGAGGCGAGAACCACCAGGTCTCATGGAATGCGCCCGGCGGTGGATTCTTCGCGGTAGTCAATGTTCCGTTCATTGCCGATGACGCCGCACTGGAATATGGGGCCAGTAAGTACGGCGTTCTGTGGACGCCCATGAGTCACTTCTACGACGGCCGTGGCGGCGAGAACCAGCTACGCCTTTCGGTGAGCGTGGTGTCGCCGGCTGAGATTGAAGCAGGACTGGATCGCCTGGCGATGCTGATCGCCGACCTTTCCGGCAAGGAAAAATCTACGCAGTAGTCACCTATTCTGAAGGCCAGGAGATTTCCATGCCGAACAAGGGCATATTCGCTGACGATCTCAACAGCGTGGACCTGACGGACCCGAACACCTTCCTGCGTACTGACATGGAAGATTTCTGGCAGCGTGTGCGAGCCGAGCAGCCCGTATACCTGCATCCGACCACGGACCGCGGGTCCGAATTCTGGGCGGTGTCCCGGTACTCGGACGCCATGGCCGTTCTGCAGGACGCCGAGCGATTCAGCTCGCAGCCCGGGAACATGATGTCCTCGCTGCACAAGCCCGGAGGGGACCCGGCGGCCGGCAAGATCCTGGCGCTCACCGATGCACCGCGCCACAACGCCATGCGGACGATCCTGCTGAAGGCGTTCAGTCCCCGGATCCGCCAAGAAGTGACGGACAAACTGCAACAGAGGGTCGACCGTGCCCTCGGCCCCGCCGTCGGTGCAGGGACCTTCGACTTCGCCAAGGAGGTCGCGGAGGTCATCCCCATGGGGATGATCTGTGACCTGCTTGGCTTTCCGTCGGAGGATCACAAGTACGTGCTCGACCTGAGTCGGGAGGCGGTCAGCGCGGACGACGAGGGGCAGACCGAGGAGGACGTCTGGCTCTCTCGCAACGAACTCCTCATCTATTGCCAGGAGATCATCGAGGCCCGCCGCGAAGATCCGCAGGACGACTTGATCAGCGCCATGGCCACCTGCCGGATCAACGGTGAGCCGATGACCGACGACGAAGTGGTCCTCAACTGCTACGGGTTCATCCTCGCGGGAGATCACACCAGCCGCCTGGCCATGGTCGGCGCCGTACTCGCCTTCTCCCAGCACCCCGATCAGTGGCTGGCGTTGAAGGAAGGGCGTGTTTCGATGGCGAGCGCGGTCGAGGAGATCGTGCGCTGGACCACGCCGGCGATGCACATCGGTCGTACCGCGACAGCCGAAGTCACCATCGGCGGCCAGACGATCCGCGAAGGTGACCACGTCATCCTCTGGAGCACTTCCGCGAACCGCGATGAAAGCGTCTTCTCGGACCCGCACCGTTTTGACCTGGCAAGGACTCCCAACAAGCACCTGGGCTTCGGCTACGGGCCCCACTTCTGCTTCGGGTCATACCTCGGGCGAGCCGAAATCACTGCCGTACTGAAGATCCTCATGAGCAGGGTCGATCAGATCGAGCTCACGGGTGACCCCAAGGCGCTCTACTCGACGTTCCTCCGCGGATACAGCAGCCTGCCGGTCTCCCTGAGCCCCAGCCGAGTCGCTGCGGAATAGTGGGGTTGCCGCTCCGGTCGTCACGAGGTCACCGGCTGCCCCGTCCCCGCCTGACCAAGACCGACCGAGCAAGAATTCACGCCCCGACGCACCCTCAGCATCAACCGTCCACAACAACGTGACAGTGCCGCCCCGACACGTTCGGGCTGATTCCCTATTGTTGCCCAGCGGGCCGGACCGGGTCCGCTGGTCGGCGACGGTGCTCCGCGCGCCGCGGGAGGGGAGACGGTCGTGTGGGGTACCGGGGGCAGCGGTGTCATCCGCCGTGGGGTCGAGGCGACTTGTCTGGGCGACCGGTGGCGGGCGACACGGCCCTGGCCGGTGTCCTGGCGGCCGTATGTGGTGAGTTACGCCGGTTATTGGGACACGGCGATCTCGCCGTACCGGGTCCGGCTGGTTCCGACGGGCCGGGCCGTCGTGGTGATCAACCTGGCGGAGCCGTTCACCCAGGTCCTCCGCCCGGGCCGGGAGGGCCCCTCCGGTGGTGTGGTCGGGTCGCTGGCCGGGGGCTTGGAGGACGGGCCCAGGGAACTGGTCCACCCCGGCGGTCAGATGGCGATCCGCCTGGAGCTGACGCCGCTCGGCGCGTACCGGCTGTTCGCGGTGCCGATGAGCGAGTTGGCCAACCGGGTGGTCGAGCTGGCCGATGTGCTGGGTCCGGGCGCGGGTGAGTTGGTGGAGCGGCTCGCGGCCGCCCCCGACTGGGCGTCCCGGTTCGACCTGCTGGATGTCGCGTTGTCGGCCCGGTTCGAGCGGGGTCCGGTGCCGGCGCCCGAGGTGAGCCAGGCATGGCGGCTGCTGTCGGGCGCGGGCGGGGCGGTCCCGATCGCCCGGGTCGCTGCCGAGGTGGGCTGGAGCCAGGGCCATCTGGTGCGCCGGTTCACCGAACAGGTCGGCCTGACGCCCAAGATGTCCGCGCGGGTGCTGCGATTCCACCGGGCCGTGGGGCTGTTGACGTGCGGGGGAGTGGACCCCGTCGAGGTGTCGGCCGCCTGCGGCTTCTACGACCAGGCCCACCTCAACCGCGAGTTCCGCGCGCTTGCCGGGACCACCCCTGGGCGCGTGGCGGGTGCACGGGTGGCGGAGGGAGCCCTCGCGCACTGAGCGGCGAGGTGAAATTTATCCAAGCCAGGTGGTGGGCGCGTCGCTATCGTCCCCGGCAGTGATCTTGGACGTACGGGCAGTGGCGGCGCCTTGGCCCGACGCCCGGGTTCAACAGTGTCGAGTCAGGGGGAATCCACGATGTCGTACCCGAATTCCACTGCGGGCGCCCGGCCCGCGCGCCGTCGCGGGCGCTGGGAGCGCTACAAGGTCACGCGTCCGTTCTCGGGCCAGGACCTGGCGGGCCTGTGGGGCGCGATCATCGGAGTGGTGGCTCTGGCCGTGCTGCTGGGGTGGGCGCTCGACATGAAGGGCGGCGTGGTGATCGTCGCCGCGATCCCGTTCATCTCGCAGTGGTTCGACTCCCGACGCATCCTGTTCCAGTTCGACGCCGCCGGGGTGCGGGTCGGCAATGTGATCCTGCCGTGGAACGGCGTCACCCAGTTCGTGGTCGCAACCCCCCAAGGAAGTGAACAGGCCCTGATCGGGGCGCGGTTGCGGCCCGGCGCGATGCTGCCGGCCGGCGCGCAGGTCCAGCCGCAGCACCCGGCCATGTCGGCCCCGCTGTATGTGTCGGTCCAGCGGCACAAGTTCGAGCTGGGCACGATGGTGACCAAGGCGCGCAAGTACGCCCCGGCGCACATCCAGGTCGTGGTGGCCGAGCCTTCCGGGGAGCGCGTCGCGTCCTAGCGTCGGGGGTTCGGGGGGCAGGTCGGGGCCGTACGCATTCGCGTGCGGCCCCGACCTGTTGGTGGTTCAGGCGGTGGCGTAGTCGGCGAGGGCGGGCTCGAGCAGGCCGAAGGCCTCGGCGGCGTCGGCGGTGATGGTGCGGGCGATCTCGTCGCCCGGGCGGCCCGCCAGCGTGAGGTCCTGGATGCGCTGGAACAGTACGCGGTGGACGGTGGCCAGCAGTCCAGCGGCGGTCTGGACGGTGATGTCGCCGGATTCGGCTCCGGTGGCCTCGGCGAGGGCCTCGGCGAGGCGGTGCTCGCGCTGGTCGTGCAGCCCGCGCAGGCAGGCGGTCAGGGTCGGGCTGTCGGCGATCATGCGGGCGAAGTCCGGTCCGGCGAACCCGGCGACCGGGTTCTGGGCCGCGGCGGCGTCCTGGAAGGCGCGGCGCAGCACGGCGAGGGCCGATTCGCCGGGGCGGCGGGCGGCGACGGCCTCGGCCAGGGAGGCGGCGAACGCCTCCTGGTGGTCCAGGGCCAAGTCCTCCTTGCGGGCGAAGTAGTTGGTGACCGTCTTCTTCGCGATCCGGGAGGCGATGGCGATCTCGGCGATGGTGGTCCGCTCGAAGCCCTGGGCGATGAACAGCCGCGTGGCCTGGTCGGAGATGAGCTGCCGGGTCTCCTGTTTCTTGGATTCCCGCAGGCCGGAGGGTTGCGGGGGCGTTGCAGTGTCGGTAGCCATGAGGGAATCTTACCCTCATGGCATTTTTACGTTGACAGTCGCGCTACTCCTGGTCTAAGTTTACGTCCGTCGTAAAAATACGACGACGGAATGAAGCGACATGACGACGACGGACCGACGAGGAGAGTGCATGCCCGACCTTGACCGCACCACGGCCTCCGCCCGCTCGACCGACCACGCCGAACCCCCGACCGGCACCGGCGCTGCCGGCCGCGCTCCGCGCCCGGCCCGGCGCCGAGGCGTCGACCTTCGCCACCTCGCGAACGACCGGTCCAAGTCGGGACGGCGCGAACCCCGGATCTCCCGCAACATCCCCCGCCGCCGCGGCTATTGACCGCGCAAGCGCCTCTCGGCCCGCGCACGCGCAACCGTCCACTCGCCACTCGCCAAACAGAGCTCACCACTCACAGGGAGACCTACTTGAAGATCGCCGCGTCCACCGTCTCGCTCACCGTCGCCGATGTCGCCGCCTCTCAGGCGTTCCTCACCGACCACCTGGGCTACACCACCCAGGCCGATGCCGACGGCTTCGCGTCCCTCACCCGCAGCGACGCGGTCGACATCGTGCTGCTGGCCCGCGGCACCGAGGTCCTGCCGCCCGAGCAGCGTGACCAGCAGGCCAGTGGCCTGATCCTGGCCTTCACCCTTGAAGGCGGTCTCGATGACGAGGAGAAGCGGCTGCGCGACGCCGGAGTCGAGATCACCATGGCGCTGCGCGAGGAACCCTGGGGCGAGCGCCTGTTCCAGATCACCGACCCCAACGGAGTGATCATCCAGTTCGTCGAGTGGACCACGCCCGCCGCCTGACCCGCTTGGCCCCCGCCTTCGGGCGGGGGCCGGGGGAGTGGCCGGGCGGAGGCCCCCGCCGCAGCTCTGGTCACTCGGTGCCGGGGGTCTTGCGTGTGGTGGTGTTCATCCGGTTCCAGGCGTTGACCGTGAAGATCAGGGCGATCAGCTGGGCCAGTTCCTTCTCGTCGAAGTGCTTCTCCGCCTCGGCGTAGACGTCGTCCGATACGCCCTGGGGCAGGAGGGTGACGGCCTCGGTCAGCGCCAGCGCCGCCCGCTCCTTGGGGGTGTAGAGACTCGACTCGTGCCAGGCGCTGAGCTGGTAGATCCGGGCCTCGCTCTCGCCTGCCCGGCGGGCATCGCCCGTGTGGTAATCGATGCAGTACGCACAGGAGTTGACCTGCGAGGTGCGGATGTTGACCAACTCGACGAGGACCGGGTCGAGGCCGTCACGGGCGGCCGCGTCCAGGGCCAGGACGGCCCGGAAGACCTTCGGGGAGACCTGGGAGAAGTTCATGCGCTCGGGCACCTGAAAAGTTGTCATGCCTCAAACCCTAGGGAGTAAAAGCCCCCAGGTAGGGTGCATTCCCATGGCAGAAACAGGGGTCAATTCTTCCGCAGGGGCAGGGGCAGGCAGAGGTGCAGGCGGCGATGTGCCGAACCAAGCCGACACGTCGAGCAGTGCGGCGAGCAACACCGACACCCCGTCGACGACCACCGGCGACCAGTCCGGCACAGGCGCCGACCTCCACCTGGACCTCGCCGGACCCGGCAGCAGCAAGGCCCGCCTGATGCGCGCACTGCGCGAAGCCATCCGCTCAGGCCGCCTCGCCCCCGACACCCGACTGCCTCCGTACCGCACCCTCGCCAACGACCTGGCCATCGCCCGCAATACGGTCGCGGGTGCGTACGCCGAACTCGTCGAGGAAGGCTGGCTCACCGCCCGCCAGGGCTCGGGCACCCGTGTCGCCCGCCGCGCCACCCCCCTCGATCCCGGCCAGTCCCGCGGCCCGGCCCGCCCCACCCGCCACCGCGTCACCCACGACCTGATGCCCACCTCCCCGGACGCCGCGGCCTTCCCCCGCGCCGACTGGGCGGCCTCCGCCCGCCGCGCCCTGGCCGCCGCCCCGAACGATGCCTTCGGCGTCGGAGACTCCCGCGGCAGGCGGGAGCTGCGCCACGCCCTCACTGAGTACCTGGCCCGCGCCCGCGGCGTACGCACCGACCCGGACCGCATCATCATCTGTGCCGGATACGCCCACGCCCTGCGCCTGCTCTGCCAAGTCCTGCAAGGACCCATGGCCGTGGAGTCGTACGGCCTCGCCTTCCACCGCTCCCTGATCGCCGGCGCAGGCCTCGATACCGTCCCGCTGACCGTCGACGCCCACGGCGCCCGTACCGACGAACTCACCGCCACCGGCGCCGACTCGGTGCTGCTGACCCCGGCCCACCAATTCCCCACCGGCGGCCCCCTGCACCCCGAACGCCGCACCGCCGTCATCGACTGGGCCCGCGCCACCGGAGGACTGCTCCTCGAGGACGACTACGACGGCGAGTTCCGCTACGACCGCGAACCGGTCGGCGCGGTTCAGGGCCTGGATCCCGACCGCGTCGCCTACCTCGGCTCCACCAGCAAGAGCCTCTCCCCGGCCCTGCGCCTCGGCTGGATGGTGCTGCCCGGCCATCTCGCCGACCGCGTCGCCGAGGCCAAGGGCGAGCGCGAAATGTGGACCGGCGTGGTGGACCAGCTGACCCTCGCCGACTTCATCAACTGCGGTGCCTACGACCGCCACTTGCGCCGCATGCGCAAGATCTACCGGCGCCGCCGCGACCACTTGACCGCGACCCTCGCCGAGCGTGCCCCGCACATCGCGGTCACCGGAATCGCCGCGGGCCTGCACGCGGTACTCGAACTCCCGGAAGGCACCGAGCAGGCGGCCCTGCGTGCGGCCCGCCGTCAGGGCCTGGCCCTGGAAGGCCTGCACCCGTTCC
Proteins encoded in this window:
- a CDS encoding MFS transporter, encoding MTVTSEEKATQPQLGSNFNKVWVAMIASSLGDGVQLAALPLLAVQLTSDPLLIGAVGAIGTLPWFLFGLPAGALVDRWDRRKVMLRADLVRFVVIALLTVAVLTDHASIFLLIVAGFALGCGDIFFDISAQAVLPVVASGEQALIRANGRISAAQINGEQLAGPSLGGVLFSLSHSLPFLGNAISFLISAFFVGSLKGDFGNAPTAEPTRRSLRAEVAEGLRWLLKHRVLRALSATAAVGNLVLTAKMALLVLLAKDQLGLGEIGYGLLLSSTAVGAFVGSFVASSISKKLQVGSMRFLGLIVEGLAVVGLGLTENPWVAGGMMAIVGFSMSVNIVVVGALRQRLAPPEIRGRVLSASRLISLVGAPFGGVLGGYLASEFTLRTPFIMGGLLMVLVALVSLPALSNRSIREATEEASVTPSNQDASK
- a CDS encoding aminotransferase-like domain-containing protein; its protein translation is MNDSGAALLAADLSTDRLHSSLRDPALASMNFLNEVAGRFPEAISLAAGRPSEDFFDVDDLPRYLQIFCDYLAAEKGADTELVRRTLFQYGRTKGIIHELLARHLACDEGIDVDPESIVVTVGCQEAMFLVLRALRTDERDVLLTASPCYVGLTGAARLVDMPLWPVRENEDGIDLDHLVEQIEAVRAAGKRPRAFYLVPDFANPSGASIGLEARQKLLAIAAEHDLLILEDNPYGLFQAGDGQRLPTLKALDTSRRVIYLGSLAKTCFPGARIGFVVANQRVARAEGDLTLFADELSKIKSMLTVNTSPVAQAVAGGKLLEHDCSLVKANVRETQLYSRNLRLLLEGLERRFPRGENHQVSWNAPGGGFFAVVNVPFIADDAALEYGASKYGVLWTPMSHFYDGRGGENQLRLSVSVVSPAEIEAGLDRLAMLIADLSGKEKSTQ
- a CDS encoding cytochrome P450, whose protein sequence is MPNKGIFADDLNSVDLTDPNTFLRTDMEDFWQRVRAEQPVYLHPTTDRGSEFWAVSRYSDAMAVLQDAERFSSQPGNMMSSLHKPGGDPAAGKILALTDAPRHNAMRTILLKAFSPRIRQEVTDKLQQRVDRALGPAVGAGTFDFAKEVAEVIPMGMICDLLGFPSEDHKYVLDLSREAVSADDEGQTEEDVWLSRNELLIYCQEIIEARREDPQDDLISAMATCRINGEPMTDDEVVLNCYGFILAGDHTSRLAMVGAVLAFSQHPDQWLALKEGRVSMASAVEEIVRWTTPAMHIGRTATAEVTIGGQTIREGDHVILWSTSANRDESVFSDPHRFDLARTPNKHLGFGYGPHFCFGSYLGRAEITAVLKILMSRVDQIELTGDPKALYSTFLRGYSSLPVSLSPSRVAAE
- a CDS encoding helix-turn-helix domain-containing protein, whose amino-acid sequence is MWGTGGSGVIRRGVEATCLGDRWRATRPWPVSWRPYVVSYAGYWDTAISPYRVRLVPTGRAVVVINLAEPFTQVLRPGREGPSGGVVGSLAGGLEDGPRELVHPGGQMAIRLELTPLGAYRLFAVPMSELANRVVELADVLGPGAGELVERLAAAPDWASRFDLLDVALSARFERGPVPAPEVSQAWRLLSGAGGAVPIARVAAEVGWSQGHLVRRFTEQVGLTPKMSARVLRFHRAVGLLTCGGVDPVEVSAACGFYDQAHLNREFRALAGTTPGRVAGARVAEGALAH
- a CDS encoding TetR/AcrR family transcriptional regulator, which produces MATDTATPPQPSGLRESKKQETRQLISDQATRLFIAQGFERTTIAEIAIASRIAKKTVTNYFARKEDLALDHQEAFAASLAEAVAARRPGESALAVLRRAFQDAAAAQNPVAGFAGPDFARMIADSPTLTACLRGLHDQREHRLAEALAEATGAESGDITVQTAAGLLATVHRVLFQRIQDLTLAGRPGDEIARTITADAAEAFGLLEPALADYATA
- a CDS encoding VOC family protein, whose translation is MKIAASTVSLTVADVAASQAFLTDHLGYTTQADADGFASLTRSDAVDIVLLARGTEVLPPEQRDQQASGLILAFTLEGGLDDEEKRLRDAGVEITMALREEPWGERLFQITDPNGVIIQFVEWTTPAA
- a CDS encoding carboxymuconolactone decarboxylase family protein, with protein sequence MNFSQVSPKVFRAVLALDAAARDGLDPVLVELVNIRTSQVNSCAYCIDYHTGDARRAGESEARIYQLSAWHESSLYTPKERAALALTEAVTLLPQGVSDDVYAEAEKHFDEKELAQLIALIFTVNAWNRMNTTTRKTPGTE
- the pdxR gene encoding MocR-like pyridoxine biosynthesis transcription factor PdxR, which codes for MRALREAIRSGRLAPDTRLPPYRTLANDLAIARNTVAGAYAELVEEGWLTARQGSGTRVARRATPLDPGQSRGPARPTRHRVTHDLMPTSPDAAAFPRADWAASARRALAAAPNDAFGVGDSRGRRELRHALTEYLARARGVRTDPDRIIICAGYAHALRLLCQVLQGPMAVESYGLAFHRSLIAGAGLDTVPLTVDAHGARTDELTATGADSVLLTPAHQFPTGGPLHPERRTAVIDWARATGGLLLEDDYDGEFRYDREPVGAVQGLDPDRVAYLGSTSKSLSPALRLGWMVLPGHLADRVAEAKGEREMWTGVVDQLTLADFINCGAYDRHLRRMRKIYRRRRDHLTATLAERAPHIAVTGIAAGLHAVLELPEGTEQAALRAARRQGLALEGLHPFRHPHSTLPPRDGLVIGYGTPPEHAFTAALDALCLALPDPPQDEHPEPTAPRRRPRRS